One window of Prochlorococcus marinus XMU1408 genomic DNA carries:
- a CDS encoding TIGR03792 family protein, translating to MKNSRSEDFIGKTFRFLFLNVIFLSIIFGNVKNIQAESLSKLNFPKESIVEHLKLDVPKKFKNAWLKAEKGSWEPWLLKQDGFLGRQLFWDPKVEEATLLIGWESRAVWKNISQTEINLVQQDFEKIARKETGETSGNPFPLIFEGELNPE from the coding sequence ATGAAAAATAGTAGAAGTGAAGATTTTATAGGAAAAACATTTAGGTTCCTTTTTCTTAATGTGATTTTTCTTTCTATCATTTTTGGGAACGTTAAAAATATTCAAGCTGAGTCTTTATCGAAATTGAATTTCCCAAAAGAATCTATTGTTGAGCACCTTAAGCTTGATGTCCCAAAAAAATTTAAAAATGCTTGGTTAAAAGCAGAAAAAGGAAGTTGGGAGCCATGGTTATTGAAACAAGACGGTTTTTTAGGACGCCAACTTTTTTGGGATCCTAAAGTTGAGGAAGCAACCTTATTAATTGGTTGGGAGTCAAGAGCCGTTTGGAAAAACATCTCTCAGACAGAAATAAATCTTGTACAGCAGGATTTCGAAAAGATTGCCAGAAAGGAAACAGGTGAAACTAGTGGAAATCCTTTTCCATTGATTTTTGAAGGGGAATTAAATCCAGAGTAA
- the larB gene encoding nickel pincer cofactor biosynthesis protein LarB → MNQSNIDFQRRRRLGVIEAIWGEHKTIEQISEILKQYQYESETALVTRLSKEKGEKLLVEFPSAEFHEISGCLTMGVFKEFTSSEEEVIILTGGTSDIAVASEAEIALNLHGIKTKLLIDIGVAGLHRLLNRLEEIKSAKVVIACAGMEGALPTVLAGLIPQPIIGLPVSVGYGVSGGGKTALEGMLASCAPGLLVVNIDNGYGAAMAAMRILLA, encoded by the coding sequence ATGAATCAATCAAATATTGACTTTCAGAGGCGAAGGCGACTCGGTGTGATTGAGGCCATATGGGGGGAGCATAAAACAATTGAACAAATTTCTGAAATATTGAAACAATATCAATATGAGTCTGAAACTGCTTTGGTGACTAGACTTTCCAAAGAAAAAGGAGAAAAACTTTTAGTTGAATTTCCTTCTGCAGAATTTCATGAAATATCTGGTTGTTTAACTATGGGAGTATTTAAGGAATTTACTTCTTCTGAGGAAGAGGTAATTATTTTGACTGGAGGTACAAGTGATATAGCAGTGGCATCAGAAGCAGAAATAGCCTTGAATTTGCATGGAATAAAAACTAAATTATTGATTGATATTGGAGTGGCAGGACTTCACAGGTTGCTAAATAGACTGGAAGAAATTAAATCAGCAAAAGTAGTTATTGCTTGTGCTGGAATGGAGGGAGCTTTACCTACAGTACTCGCTGGATTAATTCCTCAGCCAATTATTGGACTTCCTGTTTCAGTGGGATATGGGGTTAGTGGCGGTGGGAAAACTGCTTTGGAAGGGATGCTTGCAAGTTGTGCTCCAGGACTATTGGTGGTGAATATTGATAATGGTTACGGTGCCGCAATGGCTGCTATGAGGATTTTATTAGCCTAA